The Brassica napus cultivar Da-Ae chromosome C1, Da-Ae, whole genome shotgun sequence DNA segment ATGTTTCAATCTTGAAAGTTTCATATGAGAagatcaccaaaaaaaaaaaagtttcatatGAGATAAAAAGTTGCAAGATTGTTGTTTCCGGAAACTCATTACGTTACACAGAATCAAAATTCTTCCTAATCGTTTCCTCTGTTGGATACAAACGCACATAAAAGACGAGAATCTTGAGGTTTTTTATTTCCTTGTGCTATAAGGTATTGCAAAAcctaaaaagaagagaagagagaaacctTACAGAAGAAATAAAGATGAAACAGCCAGGGAAAAAAGAATGGAGGTGACAAGAAGATGATCTCTGTCTCTCTCAGGTTACAGAGATGGCAAAAATAGAGAAGGAGCCAGCAAAAGAAAGGAGACATTCTCCTGAAAAACTGCTGTCTTGAAAGCTTTCCCGCCGTTGAAGTCTCTCTTCTCACTCTCTCATTTCATGTAGATAACCAAAACGAGCTATATAACTCTTAAACCATTAGGGTAGATCCGCCTTAAAACGCAagttatgtttgttttgttttgttcattTGATTTACCAAACAGACACAAATGATCTACACAGTCTTATTTTAGATTggaataagaaataaaattattagtgtCCCATAACAACATATCAAGAGAAAACACccttcttattttattaacaacTATCGGTTTAACATATGCCATGAATAAAAACGTATGCTTCAAGACCATTTTACTTAAATTCTGATTTTGATCTTTCTAATAACACAAGATATTGTAATTATACGCTACAATAGCAACATGATATTCAATTCAAACCTTGTTCCCTAGCTgatcaaaaaaactaaacacaGCAACAGTTGcagaatttaattttttttttttaaaatgatttatttacgTTGCAGTGCCGTCTCCCCATGCTACCGTCTGCAAACATGAGAGCAGCTGCAGCTTTCTGGATGGCTAGATCTGCTTTGTACCTCAATCTCTCTGCTCTTTCTCGCTTGACCTTGGCTATAGCCCACGCCCTCCTTGCAgcaccagctgcttctcgcagTTTGTACTCATCAGTATCCCTACTACTACTACTATGTAACTCTTCCGCATCAAGACAAACAAGACTGGAACCGGGGGATTCATAATAGCCTCTTGCATTCCATCGTTCACTCATGTTCCTCTTCCCGTTGATTCTCTGAGACTTGTTTTGGTGACATCCATTCCCACCGCTCGAGAAATATCCCATGCCTAGGTCACGTGGAGAATACGTCCCTGGATGACTCGGAAAATCCTCCGAATGCTCGTAGTGGTGGTGGTTTGAATATACAAACCTCTCATCTCCAGAGGCGAGACCAACGCATCTTCTTCCTGCTAAATAAATGAAAGACAACTCATATAGAGAAGAACCAGCAGAGTCCATAGaggattttagaaaacaaaGCAGGTAAAAGAGGGTTACCAGATGAATTATAAGCATCATAATTTCCCAGAGCAGTACTATGTTGATGAGCATAAACCGATAGCTTCTTCTGATGTGACCGGTGTTTTGTTCCCCTGTGCTTGACTTCCAAACCTCGAGGCTTAAAACAGAAAGCAAACATCGCTGGCTTCTCACCAGGTGATTCTTTCATCTGTGACGACCCATTCGAGTTTGGAGTGTTTGCTTTGCTCATAACCAACTCCCACTTTTTAACCTCTCGTTGATACTTTTCCCACAGAGGTGGCTGAAATGAAGATGTACAAAAACAAGTGTTTATATAAGGCGCAAGTGTTCTTGCAGAAACATATTACAGCAGAATAACTACATCATTGTTGAGCCAACAATTAAGAGTAATCTACAAACTACGTAGTATATAAAACAACTAGCCCTACTGTCCAAAAATCTGCGTTTCACCCAAGTACATAAATATCTATATAGCACCTAGCAATGCAGgttttgacaagaaaaaaagatgGAAAGGCATTAGAGATCATACCTGAAGATGCCTGATTAGTGGCATTCCCTTCCTCTGCCTCTTTGTTCTCCAGTGTTCATATATTGTTGTTTCCATTGCTTCCAAGGATCCAACACCGGCCATCAGTTCTTGAATTTCGATTGAGGTAAAGTGATCACGCTGCTTTACATATGAAGCCTTCTCTAACATGTCCATCGCCTTCTCAAACATGTCCTCACTCATCTCACAAGAAGCACTATTCTCAGCATCCGAACACTCACGAATTCTCGCAAGGCACTGCTCATCATCGCTGTCCATGTCATACAAAACACGTGAAGGATCCAATGCCATCTCAACATCAGTTTCAGTCTGCCTGTAATATTTAGAACAACTGCGGATAAACTCAGCTTCTGTTCCATCAGAACTATCTGCTTCTATCATACGGATTCCAGGAATAGGAATATTTCTAACTAAAGCAGCCCTGGTATTTCTATTGTAGCACTCTTCATGCATCTCTTTGAAAAGAAACCACTGGCCCCTATCAGGGAATTCTAGGGTCCAATCTTTTCCTCCTTTCCACATCATAGCATGTGTAAACCTGTTTGTCGACCCAGGCTGCAGAAATTGATGTGCCCTGTGTGAGTATTTTGTTGCCCCTGATATTTTCACGGCAAGTTTCCATTCGTTTTTATCAAACGGCTCCAGGAAAATCTGAGCTCCATATTCTCTCCACCCTCTGTCTCCAAGAGTGACTAACACATTGGCATCACAGAAACTAGACTCCAAATCTTTCTGACGACGTACGGAAACATCAGCAGCAGACCTTCTAATTCTTTTGTTTGGAAGCCCCTTGTGCAGGGAACCTTTGTTTCTTGAATCTGAACCCCCAGAAGGTAATGAATATGACACCTGGGTACGTCGCTTCTTAGGTCCACTTCCCAAATTAGTGTGCAGAAACTCTCCCTTTGAATCCGACCAACCATGTGAGAGATGGCCATTTAAAGAACTTTTGCTTCGTTGCCACATACTTCTTGGGGCAGTGGCCTTGGGACTTGAGGTGCTACCTTGAATATTCGAAGCAAGATTACGTGACTGCAGAGCACCATCTTCAGAATGATCAGATACTGGAACTTGAATATTAATGCCATTCATCGCAACGTTAGACCTGGTTTCGTGCTTATGTCTGACAACAGAAGAGCTGCATGACATCCCGTTTTCAGAATTAAACCCTAGATGCTGCCTTTGAGTGTCATGAAGGTCTCCTGACTCTTGCGCTTCCTGCCCTCTGGAAGAAGTGGTAGTTGGTCCGCTATCTGCCAGATCACAACCTCCATCTGTTACTAAATTACGTTCAGTTCCTAGGCATTCGGCTGAATCTTGACCCAACTCTCTCACCATTTCCAGGTGTAAATTGAGGAACAGTGTAGGTGGTCGTGAAGTAAAATGCAGTGCAAATGGGGGCGTGCTTTGCTTCTTGTAGCAAGCAGATATGGGCAAGGCTTCAACGGATGACGATCTTCTAGAAACAAATCCTGAGCTGATTCCATGCCTAGATCTCTTCTGCATAACCTGAtgttcaaataaaaaaacaagtgTGTAAGATAAACAATAAACGTGAAAGGGAACTAAACAATTTACCAGAACCATGCATTAAACCATCATGGTACCTTCTGCATGGCCTTCATGTTATCGGGTGTACATTCGGAAGTTGACACTTGCTTAACCAGCAAAGAATGCCTCCTGAAATTATGTTCCAAGTATGACCACTTCAAATTTTTCACTTCATGGAAACTGTAGAACTGAAATGCAAATTGCCTTTGCAAGCCTGGGACGAAAGAAACTTGGAGACCA contains these protein-coding regions:
- the LOC106375339 gene encoding uncharacterized protein LOC106375339 isoform X2, whose amino-acid sequence is MEDSLGSSDAVGVPKKSRSLDLKTLYKSSISNDSVSKSLKRKNSPGNDGGKQDKRIRKVVSLSSFKQVDSEDDKLVDNACNGTTVLESLEDSSVGLCDSNGLGLAGSMIYVPRRRRDFVGRSRFENGLVQKSAGESGSQEELLDKLFKEAGEESSAQDQLSKAEEEDCGKEVKESDSVAQLQLENVHSDPLPVKDDQLVVKQKPCNSRKRKSSASSRRAGNNEAKSSSGRISKVSQEDDEENLEANAARMLSSRFDPNCTQFPLNPVTPGSPSASRLNPLSSGKNSAAPQSELFSSKSVSDDPDDRSLRPRRQLDGKSKVRRRRHFYEISYSDVDSHWLLNKQIKVLWPLDENWYHGFVDGYDGDKNLHHVKYDDRDEEWINLQGERFKILLFPSEVPGKNLRKGSSSDSKSTPKIKGNDKSSEDEEKQKVKLEDDCCMGDMESEPIIKWLARSMHRDKSSTLKAVRRWKKSEIMTSDEPLKMNGDVVRGTTGQYTDRSASSLPSCGPSVNESLLEGSGFCKSSIYPLVYYRRRLHTAKKGIYKGSGENSVEQLHVSKYPDPEVEFLPFEDSGLLEIYCPWNDRVPVELSLSLQVVSLMNYFFLADLDRLSRVALLLRHGTLVILWPRVCLEMIFLNNQDGLRYLIFEGCIMEAVQLIFHILTVVDHSNKQGVQGADADLNSPVSSIGLQVSFVPGLQRQFAFQFYSFHEVKNLKWSYLEHNFRRHSLLVKQVSTSECTPDNMKAMQKVMQKRSRHGISSGFVSRRSSSVEALPISACYKKQSTPPFALHFTSRPPTLFLNLHLEMVRELGQDSAECLGTERNLVTDGGCDLADSGPTTTSSRGQEAQESGDLHDTQRQHLGFNSENGMSCSSSVVRHKHETRSNVAMNGINIQVPVSDHSEDGALQSRNLASNIQGSTSSPKATAPRSMWQRSKSSLNGHLSHGWSDSKGEFLHTNLGSGPKKRRTQVSYSLPSGGSDSRNKGSLHKGLPNKRIRRSAADVSVRRQKDLESSFCDANVLVTLGDRGWREYGAQIFLEPFDKNEWKLAVKISGATKYSHRAHQFLQPGSTNRFTHAMMWKGGKDWTLEFPDRGQWFLFKEMHEECYNRNTRAALVRNIPIPGIRMIEADSSDGTEAEFIRSCSKYYRQTETDVEMALDPSRVLYDMDSDDEQCLARIRECSDAENSASCEMSEDMFEKAMDMLEKASYVKQRDHFTSIEIQELMAGVGSLEAMETTIYEHWRTKRQRKGMPLIRHLQPPLWEKYQREVKKWELVMSKANTPNSNGSSQMKESPGEKPAMFAFCFKPRGLEVKHRGTKHRSHQKKLSVYAHQHSTALGNYDAYNSSGRRCVGLASGDERFVYSNHHHYEHSEDFPSHPGTYSPRDLGMGYFSSGGNGCHQNKSQRINGKRNMSERWNARGYYESPGSSLVCLDAEELHSSSSRDTDEYKLREAAGAARRAWAIAKVKRERAERLRYKADLAIQKAAAALMFADGSMGRRHCNVNKSF
- the LOC106375339 gene encoding uncharacterized protein LOC106375339 isoform X1 translates to MEDSLGSSDAVGVPKKSRSLDLKTLYKSSISNDSVSKSLKRKNSPGNDGGKQDKRIRKVVSLSSFKQVDSEDDKLVDNACNGTTVLESLEDSSVGLCDSNGLGLAGSMIYVPRRRRDFVGRSRFENGLVQKSAGESGSQEELLDKLFKEAGEESSAQDQLSKAEEEDCGKEVKESDSVAQLQLENVHSDPLPVKDDQLVVKQKPCNSRKRKSSASSRRAGNNEAKSSSGRISKVSQEDDEENLEANAARMLSSRFDPNCTQFPLNPVTPGSPSASRLNPLSSGKNSAAPQSELFSSKSVSDDPDDRSLRPRRQLDGKSKVRRRRHFYEISYSDVDSHWLLNKQIKVLWPLDENWYHGFVDGYDGDKNLHHVKYDDRDEEWINLQGERFKILLFPSEVPGKNLRKGSSSDSKSTPKIKGNDKSSEDEEKQKVKLEDDCCMGDMESEPIIKWLARSMHRDKSSTLKAVRRWKKSEIMTSDEPLKMNGDVVRGTTGQYTDRSASSLPSCGPSVNESLLEGSGFCKSSIYPLVYYRRRLHTAKKGIYKGSGENSVEQLHVSKYPDPEVEFLPFEDSGLLEIYCPWNDRVPVELSLSLQVVSLMNYFFLADLDRLSRVALLLRHGTLVILWPRVCLEMIFLNNQDGLRYLIFEGCIMEAVQLIFHILTVVDHSNKQGVQGADADLNSPVSSIGLQVSFVPGLQRQFAFQFYSFHEVKNLKWSYLEHNFRRHSLLVKQVSTSECTPDNMKAMQKVMQKRSRHGISSGFVSRRSSSVEALPISACYKKQSTPPFALHFTSRPPTLFLNLHLEMVRELGQDSAECLGTERNLVTDGGCDLADSGPTTTSSRGQEAQESGDLHDTQRQHLGFNSENGMSCSSSVVRHKHETRSNVAMNGINIQVPVSDHSEDGALQSRNLASNIQGSTSSPKATAPRSMWQRSKSSLNGHLSHGWSDSKGEFLHTNLGSGPKKRRTQVSYSLPSGGSDSRNKGSLHKGLPNKRIRRSAADVSVRRQKDLESSFCDANVLVTLGDRGWREYGAQIFLEPFDKNEWKLAVKISGATKYSHRAHQFLQPGSTNRFTHAMMWKGGKDWTLEFPDRGQWFLFKEMHEECYNRNTRAALVRNIPIPGIRMIEADSSDGTEAEFIRSCSKYYRQTETDVEMALDPSRVLYDMDSDDEQCLARIRECSDAENSASCEMSEDMFEKAMDMLEKASYVKQRDHFTSIEIQELMAGVGSLEAMETTIYEHWRTKRQRKGMPLIRHLQPPLWEKYQREVKKWELVMSKANTPNSNGSSQMKESPGEKPAMFAFCFKPRGLEVKHRGTKHRSHQKKLSVYAHQHSTALGNYDAYNSSAGRRCVGLASGDERFVYSNHHHYEHSEDFPSHPGTYSPRDLGMGYFSSGGNGCHQNKSQRINGKRNMSERWNARGYYESPGSSLVCLDAEELHSSSSRDTDEYKLREAAGAARRAWAIAKVKRERAERLRYKADLAIQKAAAALMFADGSMGRRHCNVNKSF